The Eurosta solidaginis isolate ZX-2024a chromosome 4, ASM4086904v1, whole genome shotgun sequence genome includes a window with the following:
- the LOC137251288 gene encoding transmembrane channel-like protein 7, which produces MSRSGQENRMFVCENNEDFDRIEVITTSTTSSRSELYEQPESIPNLSKMGNGQRLKIIASATFTVSPIDDVRNKQSDCGGSRDGTEEHCGDESIELIRNFDGLRTKRATSPFAVLINNFSRAATPTNMVRRWSLNLARFDRDKHSSLRERTIYRMPSRKFVDVDGKLLPTSGADAENEVELLAQEIEQHDGLMQDTALSHQHRLETLRALPQPLYMKRLLKQKLAITIEQQASDKQRCSWCHIVANAIISILLKSCKLFNTVCQSLEIWYDELKSIEGQFGCNISSFFKFLRWLLMLNILLLTCISLFIIFPQLLYNIVAPEVQGHNNTTLVVQQKSSQAKSARGFIVNLLTGEGWLQNSLMFYSGYSNVTFRLHPNLNTYSLPHAYFMTMLVLYLLIFIVISTKMARVYRISFIQAAGSARGMLAARTFCAWDFGISNRKSAELKHIAIFAELKAVLNERAVPKETFTVWWRIWIFCSRAFAHFLVTSIIGGAGICVWILLKELDSTDAENGWRTLSTASILNLTMLLMQSFLSWISRMEDYRSARRTLHIALLRSFMLEAVIISVLVYFLLTKEYSQCWETHIGQELYRFIIIDTFICLLIIPLLCVARSLLSQYYLPWLGGAEFDISQKSLGLVYNQTLLWLGLLFAPLLVAIIVCKMLLQFYINKALLLYLCKPCCHIWRSAQTQTLYLVFTFVSLLGVILTLGYIMTQLPMSSHCGPFRDSGYMFKIFIDGVLKLRQNEILWRLLTLLIRPAAVGIMLVIMTALVYYLRAKSRARRLMVKLLKEMIYLEAKDKEFLLNRIMNITKNRDQSSYDVRSNGSKSVRPTSPRLADIIIQNEMSTSSPSCTYTKCVH; this is translated from the exons ATGTCACGCAGCGGTCAAGAAAATCGGATGTTTGTATGCGAGAACAATGAAGATTTCGATCGGATTGAGGTGATTACAACATCGACGACGTCATCGCGAAGTGAACTCTACGAACAACCAGAAAGCATCCCAAATCTTAGCAAAATGGGTAATGGCCAAAGACTAAAGATTATCGCAAGTGCCACCTTCACAGTGAGTCCAATTGATGACGTTCGAAATAAGCAAAGTGATTGTGGCGGCAGTCGTGATGGTACAGAGGAGCACTGCGGTGATGAATCCATTGAATTGATAAGAAATTTCGATGGTCTGCGCACCAAGCGTGCCACATCGCCATTCGCAGTGCTAATTAATAATTTTAGTCGTGCAGCAACACCAACAAATATG GTACGCCGCTGGTCATTAAATTTGGCACGCTTCGATCGAGATAAGCATAGTAGCTTACGCGAAAGAACAATCTATCGTATGCCTTCACGTAaatttgtcgatgttgatggaaAATTGCTGCCAACTAGCGGAGCAGATGCTGAAAATGAAGTTGAGCTGTTGGCTCAAGAAATTGAACAGCATGATGGACTAATGCAAGATACAGCGCTAAGTCATCAGCATAGACT GGAAACACTTCGTGCTTTACCGCAACCGCTTTATATGAAACGTTTACTTAAACAAAAACTAGCCATCACCATTGAGCAACAGGCCAGCGATAAGCAACGTTGCAGCTGGTGTCACATTGTCGCCAATGCGATCATAAGTATTTTGCTGAAAAGTTGTAAACTCTTTAATACTGTATGTCAAAGTTTGGAAATTTGGTATGATGAGCTGAAATCGATTGAAGGTCAATTTGGCTGCAATATCAGCTCCTTCTTCAAATTCTTACGTTGGCTACTCATGTTAAATATATTGCTGTTGACCTGTATTTCCCTATTCATTATATTTCCACAACTACTCTACAATATAGTTGCACCTGAGGTGCAGGGGCACAACAATACTACATTAGTAGTTCAACAAAAGTCGAGTCAGGCCAAAAGTGCTCGTGGATTTATAGTGAATCTGCTAACAGGGGAG GGTTGGCTACAAAATTCGTTAATGTTTTATAGTGGCTACAGCAATGTAACGTTTCGTCTACATCCGAACCTTAATACATACAGCTTACCACATGCTTACTTTATGACGATGCTTGTGCTTTACTTGCTTATTTTTATTGTAATTTCCACCAA AATGGCTCGCGTATATCGCATTAGCTTCATACAAGCTGCTGGTAGTGCGCGAGGTATGTTGGCAGCCAGAACTTTTTGTGCATGGGATTTTGGTATCTCAAATAGAAAATCGGCTGAATTAAAGCATATTGCAATATTTGCCGAACTTAAAGCCGTACTTAATGAAAGGGCTGTGCCCAAGGAAACATTTACAGTTTGGTGGCGTATTTGGATTTTTTGTTCGCGCGCCTTCGCTCATTTTCTGGTGACGTCTATAATTGGTGGCGCGGGAATTTGTGTATGGATATTGTTGAAA GAGCTTGATTCAACTGACGCTGAGAACGGCTGGAGAACTTTATCAACAGCCAGTATTCTTAATCTTACAATGCTTTTAATGCAATCATTTTTGTCATGGatttcaag AATGGAAGATTATCGCTCCGCTCGCCGTACACTGCACATAGCTTTGCTGCGCAGTTTCATGTTGGAAGCTGTCATTATTAGCGTGCTggtatattttttgttaacgAAAGAGTATAGCCAA tgCTGGGAGACACATATTGGCCAAGAGTTATATCGTTTTATTATAATAGatacatttatttgtttactcATTATACCGTTGCTCTGTGTGGCACGTTCCCTGCTGTCACA ATATTATTTGCCTTGGCTTGGTGGCGCAGAGTTTGATATATCACAAAAAAGTTTGGGTCTCGTTTACAATCAAACTTTGCTATGGTTGGGTTTATTATTCGCGCCGCTTCTTGTTGCAATCATCGTTTGTAAAATGCTCCTACAATTTTATATCAATAAGGCGCTCTTGTTGTATTTATGTAAACCATGCTGTCACATATGGCGTTCGGCGCAGACGCAAACGCTTTATTTGGTTTTTACTTTTGTATCGCTATTGGGTGTGATCTTGACATTGGGTTACATTATGACACA ACTACCAATGAGTTCGCATTGCGGTCCCTTTCGCGATTCTGGTTAtatgtttaaaatatttatagATGGCGTACTAAAATTGCGTCAAAATGAAATATTATGGCGTTTGCTCACTTTACTTATACGTCCCGCAGCTGTTGGTATAATGTTAGTTATAATGACGGCTTTGGTTTATTATTTACGCGCCAAATCTCGTGCACGTCGTCTCATGGTAAAGTTGTTGAAGGAAATGATTTATCTGGAAGCTAAAGATAAGGAATTCTTGCTAAATCGTATTATGAATATTACAAAAAACCGTGATCAGTCATCTTACGATGTCAGATCAAATGGATCGAAATCGGTGCGCCCTACCAGCCCTCGACTCGCTGACATAATTATACAAAACGAAATGAGCACATCCAGTCCAtcgtgtacctataccaagtgtgttcactaa
- the Sirup gene encoding succinate dehydrogenase assembly factor 4, mitochondrial: MSKILNISKYTGRLCHSVMKQGSGGDLQANCVAFSTSPCVCNDANKPKEKSERTKQFEKKLRAKTPLGKLDEFSQHPFQEKEPLKPWPNATNPHTGEIGGPAGPEPTRYGDWERKGRVTDF; this comes from the coding sequence ATgagtaaaatattaaatataagtaaatatactGGTAGATTATGTCATTCAGTAATGAAGCAAGGCTCAGGAGGGGACTTGCAGGCCAATTGCGTAGCCTTTTCAACATCGCCATGCGTCTGCAATGATGCCAATAAACCCAAGGAGAAAAGTGAGCGCACAAAGCAATTTGAGAAGAAATTACGTGCTAAAACGCCACTGGGAAAGTTGGACGAATTCTCACAACATCCATTCCAAGAAAAGGAACCACTGAAACCATGGCCGAATGCAACAAATCCGCACACTGGTGAAATTGGTGGACCGGCTGGCCCAGAGCCCACACGCTATGGCGACTGGGAACGTAAAGGACGTGTAACTGATTTTTAG